Within Halalkalibaculum roseum, the genomic segment AGGATCAAGTACACGAACTTCTTCAATCAATTCGCTCTTGGCTGTATGAGTGTCATGATCTACATAGTTGCGATAGTGCTCTCCTTCTACCATACGTCCTTCACCCGCAGCTGCATATTCAGCGGCTTTTCGCCAGTTAACAGCAGCAATGAAGTCCTTGTCATTTTTAGATGCATTAACTTCCAATAGTGTATGAGCCTGTTCACTGTTGTAGCTTGTAAAGAACGACCATCCGTCTGACGGACCTTTGCCGGCATGTGACAGGTCATAGTCAAATCCCGGTACCAGGATCTGGAAATCAATACCCATCTTTCCATCATCACCGACTTTGATAAAGGATAGAGTTCCTTTGAAATGCTCAGAGTATTCACTGATGGGCACATCTTCATTGTTAAGGTTTTCATCATCCATTGGAATGCTGAAACGAGTAGCTGCAGAAACGTATTCGGTATTCGGTGTTACGAAGGAAGAAGCATGGTTCCCGGCAGAATTCGGGATCTCAATAATCTCATCCGTGGTAAAGGTGCTCAGATTGATGCGCGCCACTCGCGGGGTATTATTCTCGTTGATAAATATCCAGCGTCCGTCTGGCACTCCATCGGTCTGGGAAAGTTCGGGATGGTGGGAATCGCCCCATGGTACGAATCCATGAGTGGTATTCAGCATCGGCTTGGACTCTTCTGAGTAGCCGTAAGCATTGGTTGCTTCCTGCGAAAATACAGGAATTGTATACAGGTGTCTGCCGGAGGGAATGCCATAAACACTAAGCTGACCGCTGTATCCACCCGACATGAATCCGTAAAATTCATCGTACTCGCCCGGTGCTACATATACCTTCTGTGCTGCATCGGCGTTGGCACCAAGTTGTTGTTGGGATGGACAGCCGTACATCAGCATGCTGAGAATGACTATCACCGGTAAACCCCATAGAAGTGATTTGAAGTTTGCTAGTTTCATAATTTACCTTTTGTTAAAGTTAGCTTAGTTATTCTGTTCGTTTTGTTTGTCGGATTGTACAGAAGCCAGGTACTCTACAATGGCCCGGGCTTCCTCCTTGCTCACATTCTGAAATGTCATCTGATTCATATATTGCTGAAGCATCTTTCTTGCCTCAGGGTGCTTCTTAGTCATCTCTACAGGGTTCAGTATCATATTCATGACATAGGTTGGTGTCCTTTTCTCAAGAACATCACCAAGCGGGGGACCTACATAGCCTTGATCCATTTTGTGGCAGGCTGAGCATTTGGTTCGAAAAATCTCCTTGCCCGTCTCTACCATTTCACTGTTGATTTCTCCGACCTCAACGACTTCATTTACCGGTCCCACGCCATGCTGCTGTTCAAACTCAGTAAGCCCGGATGACTCCTGAGCAGATGCGTTTTGCTGTTCGCCTCCATTTCCTGAGCCGCCGCAGCCCGCCAGCAGAAGCATGCCTGAAATGATTATTCCTGTTATATGTGCAACTATATTTTTCATTCTATTAAATATTTAAGAGTATTTTATCTTATTATTAGTTGTTTCAGTTTCATTAATCTCTTAGTACTCAACCAATTCGTAGCAAATTATAACCTATTGTTAGTTTTACCAGACCTTATGTAATTGACGAAAGCCATCTTAGTGCCTATTCCCATTCAAAACTTCCGTCGGCCGTAATCCTCAGATTCTGTTTCTTTCCCTTTTTTGCCAATTCCACCAGGTCGGTTTCCTCCAGCATCTTCCTAATACCGTCTCTGGCGTCGGCCCATTTGTCGTGCAAAGGGCAAGGCTTTTCAGTACCACAACCCGGCAATCCCAAGGCACATTCAGTAAAGACTTCTACACCATCGATCGCTGCGATTATCTCAAACAGGTTGACCTGTGAACCTGACTTAGTCAATCGCACTCCCCCATTGGGTCCTTTATATGATTCCATCAATCCGGCGGCAGAAAGTTGCTGCAAGATTTTAGTGAGGAAGTGAAATGAGATATTCAGCTTGTCACTCATTTCGCGGATAGAGACATAATCCTGATCCCGGTTCGACGCCAGGAACAGGGAAGCCCGCAACCCGTAAACGCATGACTTTGATAACAGCATGATGTCTATTTAATATATAAGAGTCTTTTGTCTTAATTTAAGGATGCTTTGAAATAACTGCAAAATTTTTTTCAATATTTTTTTTCACTCAAACTTAAAATTTAAGCCAATCCATATTGCTTCTAAATATAATCTCCCTTAAAATCGAAGTCTTATATTCGAATAGTGCTATTAGATTAATAAAAATGTCGGTTCCGTAGATGAAATTAATCTCCCAGGGTGCGCAGTACGCTATCTCTGCAATCATTGC encodes:
- a CDS encoding c-type cytochrome, which codes for MKNIVAHITGIIISGMLLLAGCGGSGNGGEQQNASAQESSGLTEFEQQHGVGPVNEVVEVGEINSEMVETGKEIFRTKCSACHKMDQGYVGPPLGDVLEKRTPTYVMNMILNPVEMTKKHPEARKMLQQYMNQMTFQNVSKEEARAIVEYLASVQSDKQNEQNN
- a CDS encoding RrF2 family transcriptional regulator, which gives rise to MLLSKSCVYGLRASLFLASNRDQDYVSIREMSDKLNISFHFLTKILQQLSAAGLMESYKGPNGGVRLTKSGSQVNLFEIIAAIDGVEVFTECALGLPGCGTEKPCPLHDKWADARDGIRKMLEETDLVELAKKGKKQNLRITADGSFEWE